A single window of Sphingobacteriales bacterium DNA harbors:
- a CDS encoding RsmD family RNA methyltransferase: protein MRIIAGKLKGKHFYPPKNIPARPTTDIAKEGLFNILTNYIEFENIDFLDLFAGTGNIGMEMFSRGCNKVTSVDLSSISIKFIQEMSKMANIPQHQIIRADAIHFIKQSKHQYDLIFAGPPYPLECIDEIPNLVIEHKLLKENAWFILETSPRHNFSEHPNCFNLRKYGQTHFWFFKN, encoded by the coding sequence ATGAGAATTATAGCTGGAAAACTAAAAGGAAAACATTTTTATCCACCAAAAAATATTCCTGCAAGACCAACAACAGATATTGCAAAAGAAGGATTGTTTAATATATTAACAAATTACATAGAATTTGAAAATATTGATTTTTTAGATTTATTTGCAGGAACGGGAAATATAGGCATGGAAATGTTTTCTAGAGGTTGCAACAAAGTTACCTCAGTAGATTTGTCTTCCATTAGCATCAAATTTATTCAAGAAATGAGCAAAATGGCAAACATACCACAACACCAAATTATTAGAGCAGATGCCATTCATTTCATCAAACAATCAAAACATCAATACGATTTAATTTTCGCAGGACCACCTTATCCATTAGAATGTATAGACGAAATTCCAAATTTGGTCATAGAACATAAACTATTAAAAGAAAATGCTTGGTTTATTTTAGAAACATCACCAAGACACAACTTTTCAGAACATCCAAATTGTTTTAATCTTAGAAAATACGGACAAACGCATTTTTGGTTTTTTAAAAATTAG
- a CDS encoding nuclear transport factor 2 family protein encodes MTKKDIAQEFLKLSSKGESRIAFEFYVGDNFKHHNAYFKGDGNTLMLAMEENAQKNPNKIFAIQRILEDGNLVAVHSRVSIIDNTFAVMHIFRFENNKIVELWDFGQAVPPDMINENGMF; translated from the coding sequence ATGACTAAAAAAGATATTGCTCAAGAATTTTTAAAACTTTCATCTAAAGGAGAATCTAGAATAGCATTTGAATTTTATGTTGGTGATAATTTCAAACATCATAATGCATATTTTAAAGGTGATGGTAATACATTAATGCTTGCAATGGAAGAAAATGCTCAAAAAAATCCAAATAAAATTTTTGCAATACAAAGAATATTAGAAGATGGAAACTTGGTCGCTGTTCATTCTCGTGTTAGTATTATAGATAATACTTTTGCTGTAATGCATATTTTCCGATTTGAGAACAATAAGATTGTTGAACTTTGGGATTTTGGTCAAGCAGTACCACCAGATATGATAAACGAAAATGGAATGTTTTAA
- a CDS encoding ATP-dependent helicase: MELTPEQHDIINSSGNIKINAVAGSGKTTTVIEYAKTRTATSKILYLAFNKSVKLEAAKKFANKGLNNVKVETAHSLAYRHIVFQNNYIVRGQGYKTNEIAELLNLQGNEEKHTEYVIANHINKFIAYFCNSDKQKVQDLNYLDTVTDPKAKIFVSSFYDYIVSQSRLLLSKMDKGEIEVTHEFYLKKFQLSNPKLPYDYILFDEGQDASPAMLDVFFKQPAIKVIVGDTHQQIYGWRFAVNSLEKADFRTYNLSTSFRFSQDIANLAMEVLKFKKHINEHQAIPIIGKGNNKEIKTKAVLARTNLGLLLKAIEYITEKKKVKHIYFEGNINSYTYADEGASLYDVLNLYNNKTHLIKDKLIKAMKNLDELEDYIEKTEDVQLAIMVEIVREYGNKIPNIIKAIKEKHVDNDDKEKAEMIFSTVHRCKGMEYDAIQLVNDFISEEKLEKLKEDKKAEEINATKLNEEINLLYVAVTRARNSIHIPESLMPIDFPKSTQIHIMKVVSKEEKQQIKIDKKENKTEKIYSVDEIRTKHKDAYKPWTPELDNELTTMYCEGVNPKDIAKHFGRTKGAITSRIKKLELEELYG, from the coding sequence ATGGAATTGACACCCGAACAACATGACATAATCAATTCATCTGGAAACATCAAAATAAATGCTGTTGCTGGTTCGGGTAAAACCACAACCGTTATAGAATACGCTAAGACACGAACAGCGACAAGTAAAATTTTATATTTAGCTTTCAACAAATCAGTAAAACTTGAAGCCGCTAAAAAATTTGCCAACAAAGGACTGAACAACGTGAAAGTTGAAACAGCCCATTCACTTGCATACAGACATATAGTATTTCAAAACAACTACATAGTAAGAGGACAAGGTTACAAGACAAATGAAATTGCAGAACTTTTAAACTTGCAAGGCAATGAAGAAAAACACACAGAATATGTAATTGCAAACCACATCAATAAATTCATTGCTTATTTCTGCAACAGCGACAAACAAAAGGTTCAGGACTTAAACTATCTTGACACAGTTACTGACCCGAAAGCCAAAATTTTCGTATCATCATTTTACGACTACATAGTTTCTCAATCCCGACTTTTATTGAGTAAAATGGACAAAGGAGAAATTGAAGTAACCCATGAATTTTATCTTAAAAAGTTTCAGCTTTCAAATCCAAAACTTCCATACGACTACATACTTTTTGACGAAGGACAAGACGCTTCACCAGCTATGCTTGACGTTTTCTTCAAACAACCAGCGATAAAAGTAATCGTTGGCGACACTCATCAACAAATTTATGGTTGGCGTTTTGCCGTAAACTCTCTTGAAAAAGCGGACTTCAGAACATATAATCTTTCGACAAGTTTTCGGTTTAGTCAAGACATTGCAAATCTTGCAATGGAAGTTTTGAAATTTAAAAAACATATTAACGAACACCAAGCAATTCCAATTATAGGGAAAGGAAACAATAAAGAAATAAAGACCAAAGCAGTGCTTGCAAGAACAAATCTTGGACTTTTGCTAAAAGCAATTGAATATATAACCGAAAAGAAAAAGGTAAAACACATTTACTTTGAAGGTAACATCAACTCATATACATACGCAGACGAAGGAGCATCGCTTTATGACGTTCTCAATCTTTACAACAACAAGACACATTTGATAAAAGACAAACTTATTAAGGCAATGAAGAACCTTGACGAGTTAGAAGATTACATTGAAAAGACAGAAGATGTTCAACTTGCAATTATGGTTGAAATCGTTAGAGAATATGGGAACAAAATTCCTAACATTATCAAAGCCATTAAAGAAAAACACGTTGACAATGACGATAAAGAAAAAGCTGAAATGATTTTCTCGACAGTTCATCGTTGTAAAGGAATGGAATACGATGCTATTCAACTTGTGAACGACTTTATTTCAGAAGAAAAATTAGAGAAATTAAAGGAAGACAAGAAAGCGGAAGAAATAAACGCAACCAAGCTGAATGAAGAAATTAATCTGCTTTATGTCGCAGTAACTCGGGCTAGAAACAGCATTCATATCCCCGAAAGTTTAATGCCAATTGACTTTCCAAAATCGACACAAATTCACATTATGAAAGTTGTGAGCAAAGAAGAAAAACAACAAATAAAAATAGACAAAAAAGAAAACAAAACTGAAAAGATTTATTCCGTTGACGAAATAAGAACAAAGCATAAAGATGCTTATAAACCTTGGACACCAGAACTTGACAATGAACTTACAACAATGTATTGCGAAGGAGTAAATCCAAAAGATATAGCAAAACATTTCGGACGTACAAAAGGAGCAATTACATCAAGAATTAAAAAATTAGAACTTGAAGAACTGTATGGATAA
- a CDS encoding PorP/SprF family type IX secretion system membrane protein: MNTFANVAYAYRIPFNKDKTHGLSIGVQAGIIANKLNISEAIATHDISMDPALLGNNAKSVGFDLNVGINYFFKGLNVGFSVPQVIGGKLKFRENGDQTDKNSIFQTRREYIVLVSYEARFGGKDKKTWMITPSVMMRKYEAIDPQLDFNLMLGYKKLIWLGGGYRTGGSINGIISPNAAGFHATAGAGIKERVNLFYTMELPFKNVRNNFGYTHEVTIQCNLTRKVDKKDYEKDKKKMEDDIANVDKKADSVASVANDALDKSNTAMDKTQQNAEKLDKVEQKANEAFDKASTATNTVDKLEQRVDNIMFKKLTSVYFDHDQNALTHEAKDILDALKVKLSEMQGNYFIYLAGNASQEGDINYNQALSAKRCDAVKQYLEGITLSERILLLPYGENSTVTNSQSTEAERAKNRRVDIFISGQ; this comes from the coding sequence ATGAACACATTTGCAAATGTTGCTTATGCGTATAGAATACCATTTAACAAAGATAAAACTCATGGATTGTCTATTGGTGTTCAAGCTGGCATTATAGCAAATAAATTAAATATTTCTGAAGCCATAGCGACACATGATATTTCAATGGATCCAGCTTTGTTGGGTAATAATGCAAAATCTGTTGGTTTTGATTTGAATGTGGGAATTAATTATTTCTTCAAAGGATTGAATGTTGGTTTTTCTGTACCACAAGTAATTGGTGGAAAATTGAAATTTAGAGAAAATGGAGACCAAACAGATAAAAATTCTATTTTTCAAACAAGAAGAGAATATATAGTATTAGTAAGCTACGAAGCAAGATTTGGAGGAAAAGATAAAAAAACTTGGATGATTACACCATCAGTAATGATGAGAAAATATGAGGCTATCGACCCACAATTAGACTTCAATTTAATGTTAGGCTATAAAAAACTAATTTGGCTAGGTGGTGGATATAGAACTGGTGGCAGCATCAATGGTATTATTTCTCCAAATGCAGCAGGATTTCACGCAACAGCAGGTGCTGGTATCAAAGAAAGAGTAAATCTGTTTTATACTATGGAATTGCCATTCAAAAATGTTAGAAATAATTTTGGCTACACACATGAGGTTACAATACAATGTAACCTAACACGTAAGGTAGATAAAAAAGATTATGAGAAAGACAAAAAGAAAATGGAAGATGATATTGCAAATGTTGATAAAAAAGCTGATAGCGTTGCAAGTGTTGCAAATGATGCATTGGATAAATCAAATACAGCGATGGATAAAACTCAACAGAATGCTGAGAAATTAGACAAAGTTGAACAAAAAGCAAACGAAGCATTTGATAAAGCTAGCACAGCAACAAATACTGTTGATAAATTAGAACAAAGAGTAGATAATATCATGTTTAAAAAACTGACTTCAGTATACTTTGACCATGACCAAAATGCATTAACACATGAAGCAAAAGACATCTTAGATGCTTTGAAAGTAAAACTTTCTGAAATGCAAGGTAACTACTTTATTTACTTAGCAGGAAATGCATCACAAGAAGGCGATATAAACTACAACCAAGCATTGTCTGCAAAAAGATGTGATGCAGTAAAACAATACTTAGAAGGAATTACATTGTCAGAAAGAATATTGTTATTGCCATATGGCGAAAATAGTACAGTTACAAATTCACAATCTACAGAAGCAGAAAGAGCAAAAAATAGGAGAGTTGATATCTTTATTTCTGGACAATAA
- a CDS encoding DUF3822 family protein gives MNTPIELLKKFSDIELWIHIHPFAISYLLFDNQQKKVYEVEYQHLNLHFEDTITIDSISSMFTNTNEVFDLNFKNVKVAFATNKFTILPTTTNQINTVFQNLGIDIEEDDCIETFEISDNKILYFNIDKQIKNYFEHRFRNVSWYFGDYGIIHYKNSKLAFQNHLAVNIYGNDLTIAFKKDDELLFFNKFYIEQKEDLLYYLKLAYEQLNLDANQFATYLYGFVEEKSPMYTYSFSYIRNYEIDRTLKHALAYMFTYNEHQLHYFYNLLALGK, from the coding sequence ATTAATACTCCAATTGAATTATTAAAAAAGTTTTCTGATATAGAACTTTGGATACACATTCATCCATTTGCTATTTCATATTTATTATTTGATAATCAACAGAAGAAAGTTTATGAAGTAGAATATCAACATTTAAACCTACATTTTGAAGATACAATTACAATTGATTCAATTAGCTCAATGTTTACTAATACTAATGAGGTTTTTGATTTGAATTTTAAAAATGTAAAAGTGGCATTTGCAACAAATAAATTTACTATTCTACCAACTACAACCAATCAAATAAACACTGTCTTTCAAAATTTAGGAATTGATATAGAAGAAGATGACTGCATTGAAACTTTTGAAATTTCAGACAATAAGATATTGTATTTCAATATTGATAAACAAATAAAAAATTATTTCGAACATAGATTTAGAAATGTGTCTTGGTATTTTGGCGATTATGGTATTATACATTACAAGAACAGTAAATTAGCATTCCAAAATCATTTGGCTGTAAATATATATGGAAATGATTTGACTATCGCATTCAAAAAAGATGATGAATTATTATTTTTTAATAAATTTTATATCGAACAAAAAGAAGATTTATTATATTATTTAAAATTAGCTTACGAGCAACTTAATTTAGATGCCAATCAGTTTGCAACCTATTTGTATGGATTTGTAGAAGAAAAATCACCCATGTACACTTATAGTTTTTCTTATATCAGAAATTACGAAATAGACAGAACACTAAAGCATGCATTAGCATATATGTTTACATACAACGAGCACCAATTACATTATTTTTATAATCTTTTAGCACTAGGAAAATGA
- a CDS encoding gliding motility-associated C-terminal domain-containing protein yields MNPVIENVTLANAGTYTVYASLGNCKSEVATTIVYVDKNPVADAGADVTIFQNQPTVLQGTGGQIYSWTPDDNLSTNNISNPTFVSEDTGVFAIELTVWDGGFGCLDKDTVVITVVPVEKLIIPDIITPNGDGVNDEWYIQYLENVNSPYTLSVYARGGALVMSTSSYNQQWKGTYKDKELHDGAYWYVLEFENGVIYKGTLTIKR; encoded by the coding sequence ATGAATCCAGTGATTGAAAATGTAACTTTAGCTAATGCTGGAACATATACTGTTTATGCATCATTAGGCAATTGCAAATCTGAAGTGGCAACAACAATAGTATATGTTGATAAAAACCCAGTTGCTGATGCTGGTGCTGATGTTACAATATTCCAAAATCAACCAACTGTACTACAAGGTACTGGAGGTCAAATTTATTCTTGGACACCAGATGATAATTTAAGTACAAACAATATTAGCAATCCTACCTTTGTTAGTGAAGATACAGGTGTATTTGCAATAGAATTAACAGTTTGGGACGGTGGTTTCGGTTGTTTAGACAAAGATACAGTTGTAATTACAGTTGTTCCAGTAGAAAAACTTATTATTCCAGATATTATTACACCAAATGGTGATGGCGTAAACGATGAATGGTATATTCAATATTTAGAAAATGTCAATTCACCATACACATTAAGTGTATATGCTCGTGGTGGTGCTTTAGTAATGAGTACTTCTAGCTACAACCAACAGTGGAAAGGAACTTATAAAGATAAGGAACTACATGATGGAGCATATTGGTATGTCTTAGAATTTGAAAATGGTGTGATTTATAAAGGTACATTAACCATTAAAAGATAA
- a CDS encoding cytochrome P450: protein MSTPTIKSLPILGNALDISKGIIPFFSEHFKSSNSFIFKLPMRKIFTTCDAEVIQHILISNHKNYRKDYDSNKLKMTLGNGLLTNDGESWFKQRRLAQPAFYKNRLEGFFDVMNSMTKNELQEWKTNNKQNVFIDVEMMQLTSKIVVETLLGADVAGQLNPIQKHIYDLQLYMMNCMRNPMYKTWSKLNGKRNQFENAVASLDKILYHVINERKKQAAKNDLLSMLMDARDIDTNEGMSDTQLRDELLTIYVAGHETSGYAISWAMYNLCKHPEKYKKAKEEVQSIMKDGELSIENYKQLTYIKAVIDETLRLYPTAYVLSRESKEAAIVNDTTIPKETVLFLSLYHLHRHKAYWQQADDFIPERFIGKQNPLLNTNAYYPFGAGPRMCIGFNFATMEITIVLAQLLYHFDFEIDTNHEVILEPLVTLKPKNGIKLNIKQ, encoded by the coding sequence ATGAGTACACCTACCATAAAATCTTTACCCATTTTAGGCAATGCACTAGACATCTCTAAAGGAATTATTCCATTTTTTAGCGAACACTTTAAATCGAGTAATTCTTTTATTTTTAAATTGCCTATGCGAAAGATTTTCACTACTTGCGATGCAGAAGTCATTCAGCATATTTTAATTTCGAATCACAAAAACTATAGAAAAGATTATGATTCCAATAAATTAAAAATGACTTTAGGCAATGGTTTGCTTACAAATGATGGTGAATCTTGGTTTAAACAAAGACGTTTAGCGCAACCAGCATTTTATAAAAATAGATTAGAAGGTTTTTTTGATGTGATGAATAGCATGACAAAAAATGAACTACAAGAATGGAAAACAAACAATAAACAAAATGTTTTTATTGATGTAGAAATGATGCAACTCACTTCTAAAATTGTAGTAGAAACACTATTAGGTGCTGATGTTGCAGGTCAATTAAATCCAATTCAAAAACATATTTATGACTTGCAATTGTACATGATGAATTGTATGCGCAATCCTATGTATAAAACTTGGTCTAAGTTGAATGGCAAACGCAATCAGTTTGAGAACGCAGTAGCAAGCTTAGATAAAATTCTATACCATGTTATTAACGAAAGAAAAAAACAAGCTGCTAAAAATGATTTATTAAGTATGTTGATGGATGCTCGTGATATAGACACCAACGAAGGCATGAGCGATACACAACTACGTGATGAGCTATTAACGATATATGTTGCTGGACATGAAACTTCTGGTTATGCAATATCTTGGGCAATGTATAATTTGTGCAAACATCCTGAAAAATATAAGAAAGCAAAAGAAGAAGTACAAAGCATAATGAAAGATGGCGAACTTTCTATTGAAAACTACAAGCAACTAACCTATATAAAAGCAGTGATTGATGAAACATTAAGATTGTATCCAACAGCATATGTTTTAAGTAGAGAAAGTAAAGAAGCTGCAATAGTAAATGATACAACAATACCAAAAGAAACAGTGCTATTTTTAAGTCTTTATCATTTACATAGACACAAAGCGTATTGGCAACAAGCAGATGATTTTATTCCAGAAAGATTTATAGGAAAGCAAAACCCATTATTAAATACGAATGCCTATTATCCATTTGGAGCAGGACCAAGAATGTGCATAGGATTTAATTTTGCAACCATGGAAATAACGATAGTCTTAGCACAACTACTCTATCATTTCGATTTTGAAATAGACACCAACCACGAAGTAATACTCGAACCATTAGTTACCCTAAAACCAAAAAATGGAATAAAACTAAATATAAAACAATAG
- a CDS encoding N-acetyltransferase — protein sequence MLEIIDNKELLRFEYRSNGIIAYLEYKYYKQKNIAFVHTVVPDALKGKGIATALAEFAFKYAKQHKKMVMVYCPFVGAYIKKHPELQQQLNPEFYV from the coding sequence ATTTTGGAAATAATAGATAATAAAGAACTTTTGCGTTTTGAATATCGCAGCAATGGCATCATTGCTTATTTAGAATATAAATATTACAAGCAAAAAAATATTGCATTTGTACATACTGTTGTGCCTGATGCACTAAAAGGAAAAGGCATTGCAACTGCATTAGCTGAATTTGCTTTTAAATATGCTAAACAACATAAGAAAATGGTTATGGTGTACTGCCCTTTTGTTGGTGCATATATAAAAAAACATCCGGAACTACAACAACAACTTAATCCTGAGTTTTATGTATAA
- a CDS encoding PIN domain-containing protein: MDKVLIDTDVILDFFFDRKPFSEEASLILNLCEKDKIKGFITSIMLSNIYYLLRKTAKHEKVIENLKILMRFIDVIITDKKAIIDALNSDFKDFEDALQNFSVQNQNKIKVIITRNIKDYKTSKLSIMTPETYLKTIK; the protein is encoded by the coding sequence ATGGATAAAGTTCTTATCGATACAGACGTAATTCTTGATTTCTTTTTTGATAGAAAACCATTTTCTGAAGAAGCTTCTCTAATTTTAAATCTCTGTGAAAAAGACAAAATAAAAGGATTTATCACTTCTATTATGCTGAGTAATATTTATTATTTACTACGAAAGACTGCAAAACACGAAAAAGTAATTGAAAATTTAAAAATATTAATGCGTTTTATTGATGTCATAATTACTGATAAAAAAGCAATAATTGATGCACTAAATTCTGATTTCAAGGATTTTGAAGATGCATTGCAGAATTTTTCAGTACAAAATCAAAATAAAATTAAAGTCATTATTACGAGAAATATCAAAGACTATAAAACAAGTAAATTGTCTATTATGACACCTGAAACTTACTTAAAAACAATCAAATAA
- a CDS encoding outer membrane lipoprotein carrier protein LolA, with protein MVLVVFFSFLLSLVGTQPNNSKNLNDPNAKLILDAVTKTYKSYPSIQVTFTILTEYPQGKSSTQNGQVLIKGDKYKLLLGNQEVYCDKSSIWTFLKDINEVQINDYEPSQTEITPANMFTIYHSDFYYQQNTNENIGNVSCKTVDLMPKDKTKPYFKIRLWVDAKNNIKQLKMFDKNGTRYIYKVNTMNTSQKLDDATFIFDAKKHPGVHVEDLRM; from the coding sequence ATGGTATTAGTAGTATTTTTCTCCTTTTTATTATCTCTGGTTGGTACTCAACCTAATAATTCTAAAAATTTAAATGATCCAAATGCAAAATTAATTTTAGATGCAGTAACTAAGACTTATAAATCTTATCCATCTATCCAAGTGACTTTTACTATATTGACTGAATATCCGCAAGGAAAAAGCAGCACACAAAATGGACAAGTTTTAATCAAAGGTGATAAATATAAATTATTATTAGGCAATCAGGAAGTATATTGTGATAAAAGCTCTATTTGGACGTTTTTAAAAGATATAAATGAGGTACAAATTAATGACTATGAACCTAGCCAAACTGAAATAACACCAGCAAATATGTTTACTATTTATCATTCTGATTTCTATTATCAACAAAACACTAACGAAAATATAGGCAACGTGTCTTGCAAAACTGTGGATTTAATGCCAAAAGATAAAACTAAACCATATTTTAAGATTAGACTTTGGGTTGATGCTAAGAATAATATCAAACAACTAAAGATGTTTGATAAAAATGGAACAAGATATATCTATAAAGTAAATACAATGAATACTAGTCAGAAATTAGATGATGCTACATTTATTTTTGATGCTAAAAAACATCCTGGTGTGCATGTGGAAGATTTGAGAATGTAA